The proteins below are encoded in one region of Microscilla marina ATCC 23134:
- a CDS encoding leucine-rich repeat domain-containing protein, with protein MGIFNRKSRVEKISLVLDRDSSTYDDYEEKTNKRWQKDLDKVFKGMKKNGTPDELKEFLAYRYPLHCWQYDLIDMKEIIKNTQEMAIDLPEVGYIPPEIGQFTNLNTLILYGRVTNIAEELQKLSKLHTLSIVYDGDFPEVITRLKNLEELILTQGKINNISKNISLLKKLRIFQFNVTRYEKFPQEITKLNNLETLGLMDNKIEEIPASIESLRNLEKLILANNPLQKISPKITGLKKLKALDIRHTNLTEETKIQLPKWLPHTEITF; from the coding sequence ATGGGAATATTTAATAGAAAAAGCAGGGTAGAAAAAATAAGTCTGGTGCTTGACCGAGATTCGAGTACATACGATGACTACGAAGAGAAAACTAATAAACGATGGCAAAAGGATTTGGATAAGGTATTTAAGGGCATGAAAAAGAATGGGACACCCGATGAGTTAAAAGAATTTCTAGCTTATCGTTATCCTTTGCATTGTTGGCAGTATGACCTTATTGACATGAAAGAGATTATTAAAAACACTCAAGAAATGGCAATTGATCTGCCCGAAGTTGGCTATATACCGCCAGAAATAGGTCAATTTACAAATTTAAATACATTAATACTCTATGGAAGAGTAACCAATATTGCTGAAGAGCTCCAAAAGCTAAGCAAACTACATACTCTATCTATTGTTTATGATGGAGATTTTCCTGAAGTAATCACTAGGCTAAAAAATTTAGAAGAATTGATCCTCACTCAAGGCAAAATAAACAATATTTCAAAGAATATTTCCCTGCTGAAAAAACTGAGAATTTTTCAATTCAATGTAACACGATATGAAAAGTTCCCACAAGAAATAACAAAATTAAACAACCTAGAGACACTTGGCCTAATGGATAACAAGATTGAAGAGATTCCAGCCTCAATAGAAAGCTTACGGAATTTGGAAAAGTTAATACTTGCCAACAACCCTCTTCAGAAAATCTCACCTAAAATTACTGGGTTAAAAAAACTAAAAGCACTGGATATACGCCACACAAATTTGACAGAGGAAACCAAAATACAACTTCCAAAATGGCTACCTCATACAGAAATTACATTCTAA
- a CDS encoding leucine-rich repeat domain-containing protein, translating into MGLFNRKSKAEKISLVLDRDSSLYDDYEEKTNKKWQKDLDKVFRDMKKNGTPDELKDFLAYRYPFHCWEHGLEDMEEIILNTKEMQPITLENKQIPEKIQELIHLEILEITSSSIEIIPNELKYLEKLKTLNLGNNLISKFPEPITGLNNLQELILTRNNLSKIPKSISKLKHLQIIQLNNNEFQIFPEEILNLENLQQLGLMKNNIQEIPKRINLLEKLEELVMTNNPLQSIPNEIKSLNKLKWLALDKTNLPLTIKEDLSKWLPNTTLTF; encoded by the coding sequence ATGGGACTATTCAATAGAAAAAGTAAAGCAGAAAAAATAAGCTTGGTGCTTGACCGGGATTCAAGCCTATATGATGATTACGAAGAGAAGACCAACAAAAAGTGGCAAAAAGACTTGGATAAGGTTTTTAGGGATATGAAAAAAAATGGAACACCCGATGAGTTGAAGGACTTTCTTGCCTACCGTTATCCTTTTCACTGTTGGGAGCATGGGTTGGAAGACATGGAGGAAATCATTTTGAACACAAAAGAAATGCAACCAATTACTTTAGAAAACAAACAGATACCAGAGAAAATACAGGAGCTAATACACCTAGAAATTCTAGAAATAACTTCAAGCAGCATAGAAATAATACCCAATGAGTTAAAATACCTGGAAAAATTAAAAACACTTAATCTAGGAAATAACCTGATAAGCAAATTCCCCGAACCAATAACAGGTCTAAACAATCTACAAGAACTTATTTTAACACGAAATAATCTAAGCAAAATACCCAAAAGCATATCAAAACTCAAACACCTTCAAATTATTCAACTAAACAATAACGAGTTTCAAATATTTCCAGAAGAAATCTTAAACTTAGAAAACTTACAACAATTGGGTTTAATGAAAAACAATATCCAAGAAATACCAAAAAGAATAAATTTACTTGAAAAGTTAGAAGAACTTGTTATGACCAACAACCCGCTACAAAGCATCCCTAATGAGATAAAGAGTCTAAATAAACTAAAATGGCTGGCTCTAGATAAAACAAATTTACCTCTAACCATCAAGGAAGATTTATCAAAATGGCTTCCTAACACCACATTAACTTTTTAA
- a CDS encoding cupin domain-containing protein: protein MKKTKQNSEHYSWGNQCEGWHLVKDQSLSVIQEIMAPYTKEERHFHAVSQQLFFILKGQATFELDGKVIKLTQGESLHIKPRQKHQIQNNTDETLEFLVVSQPTTRGDRMEEVAEE, encoded by the coding sequence ATGAAAAAGACAAAACAAAATAGCGAACATTATAGCTGGGGCAATCAATGTGAAGGCTGGCACCTGGTCAAAGACCAATCGCTTAGCGTAATACAAGAAATAATGGCACCCTATACCAAAGAAGAGAGACACTTTCATGCGGTTTCACAACAGCTTTTTTTTATTTTAAAGGGCCAAGCAACTTTTGAACTGGATGGCAAAGTAATAAAGTTAACACAGGGAGAAAGTTTGCACATAAAACCCAGGCAAAAACACCAAATACAGAACAATACTGATGAAACGCTTGAGTTTTTGGTGGTGTCGCAACCCACTACACGCGGTGATAGAATGGAGGAGGTAGCAGAAGAGTAA
- a CDS encoding AraC family transcriptional regulator, which translates to MINHQVALHTHHITATIATTWLAEQSHIAVTSLSLPYLQHELILNQGDIFKVNDSPEEQRVIYSPITPQCITTKAYGRYQALGIMFQPVGIYTTYGISALDFAQSNSAVRLFDKATELDQRFAEATAPADRLQVLINFFQQNTVNKPCPPIVLRFLKVVSSLACQPIEIQKIAKDLHFSVKHLIATFKSVVGITPHKYLQLLQLNHALQKMIDCPDQTLTKIALEHGFYDQSHFIRVFKRYAGISPLKFRAQQAKQSHGFINTLISKA; encoded by the coding sequence ATGATAAATCATCAGGTGGCTTTACATACTCACCACATCACTGCTACTATAGCTACTACCTGGCTTGCCGAGCAGTCACATATAGCAGTCACATCACTTAGTTTGCCTTACCTACAACATGAGCTAATACTCAACCAAGGAGATATTTTTAAGGTGAATGATTCACCAGAAGAACAGCGGGTCATTTATTCTCCTATCACTCCCCAGTGTATCACCACCAAAGCTTACGGTAGGTATCAGGCGCTGGGCATAATGTTTCAACCTGTGGGTATTTATACTACTTATGGTATAAGTGCATTAGATTTTGCCCAATCAAATAGTGCGGTCAGATTATTTGACAAAGCGACCGAACTTGACCAAAGGTTTGCCGAAGCAACAGCTCCGGCAGACAGGCTACAGGTATTGATAAATTTTTTTCAACAAAACACCGTAAACAAACCCTGTCCACCTATTGTGTTGCGTTTTCTTAAGGTGGTGTCATCACTTGCTTGCCAACCCATAGAAATTCAGAAAATAGCCAAAGATTTACACTTTAGCGTCAAACACCTCATTGCCACTTTTAAATCTGTAGTGGGCATTACACCACATAAATATTTACAGTTGTTACAGCTCAATCACGCCTTACAAAAAATGATTGATTGTCCTGATCAAACATTAACCAAAATTGCCTTGGAACACGGCTTTTATGATCAGTCGCATTTTATCAGGGTTTTTAAACGTTATGCAGGCATTAGCCCACTTAAGTTTCGAGCGCAGCAAGCCAAGCAGTCGCATGGGTTTATCAATACCTTGATCAGTAAGGCATAA
- a CDS encoding dihydrofolate reductase family protein, with protein sequence MRKVKLYIAISLDGFIARKNGALDWLEGIPNPNKLDYGYQAFYDSIDTVLMGRVTYNEILGFGVDWPYGNCQSVVFSRNKSLKISTPKTQLINEAVTAYVHRLKQQTGKDIWLVGGGNLLTSFLNEGLVDEMIIAIAPVVIGEGLPLFPNVPQETTLELVDTTSYDTGFVSLTYRVN encoded by the coding sequence ATGCGAAAAGTGAAATTATACATTGCTATCAGCCTTGATGGCTTTATTGCCCGCAAAAACGGGGCACTCGACTGGCTAGAGGGTATTCCTAATCCAAATAAACTGGACTATGGGTATCAGGCATTTTATGATTCTATAGATACGGTATTGATGGGGAGAGTGACTTATAACGAAATATTGGGCTTTGGGGTAGACTGGCCTTATGGCAATTGTCAATCGGTGGTGTTTAGTCGTAATAAATCTTTGAAAATAAGTACACCAAAAACTCAATTGATCAATGAAGCTGTTACAGCTTATGTACATAGGTTGAAACAACAGACCGGAAAAGACATTTGGTTGGTAGGAGGGGGGAACCTACTCACCTCATTTTTAAACGAGGGCTTGGTAGATGAAATGATCATTGCCATTGCTCCTGTAGTAATTGGTGAGGGCTTGCCCTTGTTTCCTAATGTACCTCAAGAAACCACCCTCGAACTGGTCGATACCACTAGCTATGACACAGGGTTTGTAAGTTTGACTTATAGGGTAAACTAA
- a CDS encoding lipocalin family protein: MKLKFILTVCITGLFVVNTQAQINKAYLIGSWHLSMEYMLKNTPIEKKKSMTAKQEMMAIVFGNVSVEFLKDGSTKIGGMMAAMASKDKKGKAIKGSWKIEGDRLITTNDKGKEKSEKILKLTPDLLVLESKKKPGEKVYFVSLNKILKDFKNTNTAKINKKKLTGTWKAVAVESRGITMLLGIKYLLKKDGTTQLKTPLDNIIEKENGTWKVNGSNKLQFTSEKKGKIKETNVTVLYFTQNQMIAQDDRKGEKILFERVK; the protein is encoded by the coding sequence ATGAAACTGAAGTTTATACTTACTGTATGCATCACGGGACTTTTTGTAGTGAACACTCAAGCTCAAATTAATAAAGCGTACCTTATTGGTTCCTGGCATTTGTCTATGGAATATATGCTTAAAAATACGCCCATTGAGAAAAAAAAGAGCATGACAGCCAAACAAGAAATGATGGCCATTGTTTTTGGTAATGTCAGTGTTGAGTTTTTAAAAGATGGCTCTACCAAAATTGGAGGAATGATGGCAGCCATGGCATCGAAAGATAAAAAAGGAAAAGCGATCAAAGGCAGCTGGAAAATAGAAGGTGACCGCCTGATCACTACAAATGATAAAGGCAAAGAAAAGTCGGAAAAGATACTAAAGCTTACTCCTGATTTACTAGTCCTGGAAAGCAAAAAAAAGCCGGGTGAGAAGGTATACTTTGTCTCACTCAATAAAATTTTGAAAGACTTTAAAAATACCAATACAGCAAAAATTAATAAAAAGAAGCTTACCGGAACCTGGAAAGCTGTAGCAGTAGAAAGCAGGGGGATAACCATGCTTTTGGGTATCAAGTATTTGCTCAAAAAAGACGGCACTACTCAACTAAAAACTCCTCTGGACAATATAATTGAAAAAGAAAATGGTACCTGGAAGGTAAACGGATCAAATAAACTCCAGTTTACCAGTGAAAAAAAAGGAAAGATCAAAGAAACCAACGTAACGGTATTGTATTTTACCCAAAACCAGATGATTGCTCAGGACGACAGGAAGGGAGAAAAGATTTTGTTTGAGCGGGTGAAATAA